One genomic segment of Jaculus jaculus isolate mJacJac1 chromosome 2, mJacJac1.mat.Y.cur, whole genome shotgun sequence includes these proteins:
- the LOC123458601 gene encoding basic proline-rich protein-like yields the protein SPPPPPLPLPPSPPPPLPPPLPPSPPPPLPPPPPPSPPPPPPPLPPSPPPPPPPPPPPPLPPSPPPLPPPPLPPSPPPPPPPLPPSPPPPPPPLPPSPPPPPPLPPSPPPPPPPLPPSPPPLPPPPLPPSPPPPPPLLPPSTPPPPPPLPPSPSPLPPPPLPPSPPPPPPPLPPSPPPLPPPPLPPSPPPPPPPLPPSPPPPPPPLPPSPPPPPPLPPSTPPPPPPLPPSSPPPPPPPLPPSPPPPPPPLPPSPPPPPPLPPSTPPPPPPLPPSSPPPPPPPLPPLPPPPPPLPPSPPPSLPSPLPPSPPPPLPPPLPPSPPPPPPPLPPSPPPPLPPPLPPSPPPPPPPPLLPSPPPPPPPLRPSPPPPLPPPLPPSPLPPPPPPPPPPPLPPSQPPPPPPLPPSPPPLPPPPLPPSPPPPPPPLPPSPPPPPPPLPPSPPTPPPPPLPPSPHPPLPPPIPPSPPPPLPPPLPPSPPPPPPPLPPSPPPPPPLPPSPPPPPPPLPPSPPPPPPLTPSPPPPPPPLPPSPPPPPPLPPSP from the exons tcaccacctcctcctcctcttccactaccaccatcaccacctcctcctcttcctcctccactaccaccatcaccacctcctcctcttcctcctccaccaccaccatcaccaccgcctcctcctcctccactaccaccatcaccacctcctcccc caccaccacctcctcctcctccactaccaccatcaccacctcctcttcctcctcctccactaccaccatcaccaccacctcctcctcctccactaccaccatcaccacctcctcctcctcctccactaccaccatcaccaccacctcctcctcctctaccaccatcaccaccacctcctcctcctccactaccaccatcaccacctcctcttcctcctcctccactaccaccatcaccacctcctcctcctcctctactaCCACCATcaacacctcctcctcctcctccactaccaccatcaccatctcctcttcctcctcctccactaccaccatcaccaccacctcctcctcctccactaccaccatcaccacctcctcttcctcctcctccactaccaccatcaccaccacctcctcctcctccactaccaccatcaccacctcctcctcctcctccactaccaccatcaccaccacctcctcctcctctaccaccatcaacaccacctcctcctcctccactaccaccatcatcaccaccacctcctcctcctccactaccaccatcaccacctcctcctcctcctccactaccaccatcaccaccacctcctcctcctctaccaccatcaacaccacctcctcctcctccactaccaccatcatcaccaccacctcctcctcctccactaccaccattaccaccacctcctcctcctctaccaccatcaccacctccttctcttccttcccctctaccaccatcaccacctcctcctcttcctcctccactaccaccatcaccacctcctcctcctcctccactaccaccatcaccacctcctcctcttcctcctcctctaccaccatcaccaccacctcctcctcctcctccactactACCAtccccaccacctcctcctcctccactacgaccatcaccacctcctcctcttcctcctccactaccaccatcaccactgcctcctcctcctcctc cacctcctcctcctccacttccaCCATCAcaaccacctcctcctcctccactaccaccatcaccacctcctcttcctcctcctccactaccaccatcaccaccacctcctcctcctccactaccaccatcaccacctcctcctcctcctccactaccaccatcaccacctactcctcctcctcctccactaccaccatcaccacatcctcctcttcctcctccaataccaccatcaccacctcctccacttcctcctccactaccaccatcaccaccacctcctcctcctccactaccaccatcaccaccacctcctcctcctctaccaccatcaccaccacctcctcctcctccactaccaccatcaccaccaccgccTCCTCCACtaacaccatcaccaccacctcctcctcctccactaccaccatcaccaccacctcctcctcctctaccaccatcacca